A part of Pseudomonadales bacterium genomic DNA contains:
- the cmoA gene encoding carboxy-S-adenosyl-L-methionine synthase CmoA — MDKPDKLYSTARQVQTAFQFDHDVAQVFSDMIHRSVPGYSMMLDVLGVLAEQTVNDNDTCYDIGCSLGASTLAMRQNIQADNVQIVAIDSAQAMIERCASVIERDNSKTEVLLQCMKVQQLTFKAHKLCCMNLTLQFIPKAERLTVLRQIADNLMPGGALFLSEKVCFDDDFQQHQLTDLHHQFKKHQGYSDLEIAQKRQAIENVLIPETIEQHQQRLLAAGFSRVVTALQCFNFIAFIAYK; from the coding sequence ATGGATAAACCTGACAAACTCTATTCCACCGCAAGACAGGTACAAACTGCATTCCAGTTTGATCATGATGTGGCGCAAGTGTTTAGCGATATGATCCATCGATCAGTGCCGGGTTATTCGATGATGCTCGATGTGTTAGGTGTGTTGGCCGAACAAACCGTCAACGACAACGATACCTGTTATGATATTGGTTGCTCTCTTGGTGCCTCAACCTTAGCCATGCGACAAAACATTCAAGCTGATAATGTGCAGATTGTTGCGATTGACAGCGCTCAGGCAATGATCGAGCGCTGCGCCAGTGTGATTGAACGAGACAATAGCAAAACAGAGGTGTTGCTACAGTGTATGAAAGTTCAGCAATTGACTTTCAAAGCACACAAACTCTGCTGCATGAACTTAACTCTGCAGTTTATTCCTAAAGCAGAGCGGCTAACGGTGTTACGGCAAATTGCCGATAACTTAATGCCAGGCGGCGCATTATTTTTATCAGAAAAAGTATGTTTTGACGATGATTTTCAGCAACATCAGCTCACTGACTTGCATCATCAATTTAAAAAACACCAGGGCTATAGCGATCTTGAAATCGCGCAAAAACGCCAGGCTATTGAAAATGTGTTAATCCCAGAAACCATTGAGCAGCATCAACAGCGGCTTTTAGCCGCAGGCTTTTCTCGTGTGGTTACTGCCCTGCAATGCTTTAACTTTATTGCTTTCATTGCCTATAAATAA
- the cmoB gene encoding tRNA 5-methoxyuridine(34)/uridine 5-oxyacetic acid(34) synthase CmoB — protein MIDYQPFFDHIAKTQLKPHQESLYAALQQRLNARSYGDLAEWQEAIDSLPSLQQLAPVTANLDQDLVSLHSNATIDSKAVRDCLMKLHPWRKGPFDIFGIHIDTEWRSDMKWQRLQPHIASLENRTVLDVGCGSGYHCWRMRGAGAKFVLGIEPSPKFLMQFAVFKRYLPEQAVYLLPLLSEDMPASMQCFDSVFSMGVLYHRKSPIEHLEELKQALRPGGELILETLVVDGDATRCLVPGERYAQMRNVWFLPSTDMLEQWLERLGFINIRTVDINQTSEQEQRATDWMQFHSLSNYLDPDDTDLTVEGYPAPKRAIIIANRK, from the coding sequence ATGATTGATTACCAACCCTTTTTTGACCACATTGCCAAAACCCAGTTAAAACCTCACCAGGAAAGCCTTTATGCGGCGCTTCAACAGCGCTTAAACGCGCGCAGTTATGGCGACCTTGCAGAGTGGCAAGAAGCAATCGATAGTTTACCCAGCTTGCAACAGCTTGCTCCGGTTACGGCAAACCTTGATCAAGATCTCGTCTCACTGCATAGCAATGCAACTATTGATAGCAAAGCAGTGCGTGATTGCTTAATGAAGCTTCACCCATGGCGGAAAGGACCGTTTGATATATTTGGGATTCATATCGATACAGAGTGGCGCTCTGATATGAAATGGCAACGGCTGCAGCCACATATTGCCTCGCTTGAAAACAGAACCGTTTTAGATGTTGGCTGCGGCAGTGGTTACCACTGCTGGCGTATGCGCGGAGCTGGTGCAAAGTTTGTGTTAGGCATTGAGCCATCGCCAAAATTTTTGATGCAGTTTGCGGTATTTAAACGTTATTTACCCGAGCAAGCGGTTTACCTATTGCCGCTGCTCAGCGAAGATATGCCCGCCTCAATGCAATGCTTTGATAGCGTTTTTTCAATGGGTGTCTTATACCATCGCAAGTCGCCTATCGAACACTTGGAAGAACTGAAACAGGCACTGCGCCCAGGTGGTGAATTAATCTTAGAAACCCTGGTTGTTGACGGTGATGCGACACGATGCTTAGTACCTGGTGAGCGTTATGCACAAATGCGCAATGTCTGGTTTCTACCTTCAACAGACATGTTAGAGCAGTGGCTGGAACGCTTAGGTTTTATCAATATTCGTACTGTGGATATTAATCAAACGTCAGAACAGGAACAGCGCGCCACCGATTGGATGCAGTTTCATTCATTAAGTAATTATTTAGATCCTGACGATACGGATTTGACCGTCGAAGGTTATCCAGCGCCTAAGCGAGCTATCATCATCGCGAATCGAAAATAA
- a CDS encoding MATE family efflux transporter has translation MQIAHIPLHCRRILALAMPIFIAQLSFMAMGFVDTLMAGRYAELDLAAVGFGSSITIPIMFFGQALLFSITAKAAPFWGSTHYYQAGRVLLNGILLAIISGILLAGLLLLIRQQLALFAVPAAVIEIAAEYQLYIAIALPITGLYQAFRAYIETTGQTTAIMLINLAGLLINIPLNVIFINGYFGAPEMGGAGCGLATLISFSLMLLLAALFVRNNHRCRQGFGQTHAHMTASSATTEFHSVKLGNLVQLLKLGLPIAITMSLEVGLFTVITLLIAPLGVTAIASHQIALSLSSLIFMLPYSQATALTIYIGHMLGEVKQGIVGKQVLTEAVQSGLIMAVVLSVLSSSMIMLFNYPLAGLYSDDQLLITAAASLVFISAIYQIPDAIQVCCNGILRAFEIVKRPVVFSFVAYWLIAVPCGYWLSFHGLGSLLEPLGTQGFWYALVLGLSLNAMALLLLLASSLKRYSAASLV, from the coding sequence ATGCAGATTGCACATATACCTCTGCACTGCCGGCGCATTTTAGCATTAGCCATGCCGATTTTTATTGCTCAATTGTCGTTTATGGCAATGGGCTTCGTGGATACCCTAATGGCTGGTCGCTACGCCGAGCTTGATCTTGCAGCAGTAGGCTTTGGCAGCAGCATTACGATTCCGATCATGTTTTTTGGTCAAGCTTTATTGTTTAGCATCACCGCAAAAGCGGCGCCATTTTGGGGTAGCACGCATTACTATCAAGCTGGACGCGTATTGCTTAATGGTATTCTATTAGCCATCATTAGCGGCATCTTACTTGCTGGCTTATTATTGCTGATTCGTCAACAGTTAGCGCTATTTGCCGTTCCTGCAGCGGTGATAGAGATCGCCGCCGAGTATCAACTTTATATTGCCATAGCGCTACCTATAACTGGTCTCTATCAAGCATTTCGCGCCTATATTGAAACCACAGGTCAGACGACCGCTATCATGCTGATCAACTTAGCGGGCTTGCTCATCAACATCCCTCTCAACGTGATTTTCATTAACGGCTATTTTGGCGCCCCTGAGATGGGCGGCGCAGGATGCGGCCTTGCAACGTTGATAAGCTTTAGCCTGATGCTATTACTCGCTGCGCTGTTTGTTAGAAACAATCACCGCTGCCGACAAGGCTTTGGCCAGACACATGCCCACATGACTGCATCGTCTGCAACGACAGAGTTCCACAGTGTCAAGCTTGGCAATCTTGTTCAACTGTTAAAGCTTGGCTTGCCCATTGCTATAACGATGTCCTTGGAAGTTGGGCTGTTTACCGTTATCACATTATTGATTGCACCTTTGGGCGTGACAGCGATAGCCAGCCACCAAATTGCCTTAAGCTTATCTAGCTTAATTTTCATGCTGCCATACTCGCAGGCTACGGCATTAACCATTTATATTGGTCATATGCTGGGCGAGGTTAAACAAGGGATCGTCGGGAAACAAGTGCTTACTGAGGCGGTTCAGTCAGGCTTAATAATGGCGGTTGTCTTGTCAGTGCTCAGCTCTAGCATGATTATGCTGTTTAATTATCCTTTAGCAGGTCTCTATAGCGATGATCAACTGCTCATTACCGCTGCTGCTAGCCTGGTATTTATCTCCGCTATTTACCAAATCCCAGATGCTATTCAAGTGTGCTGCAACGGCATTCTCCGGGCCTTTGAAATTGTTAAGCGGCCGGTAGTATTTTCTTTTGTTGCTTATTGGTTAATCGCAGTACCCTGTGGTTATTGGCTAAGCTTTCATGGACTTGGCAGCTTACTCGAGCCGCTCGGCACCCAGGGCTTTTGGTATGCACTGGTGCTAGGCTTAAGTCTGAATGCAATGGCGCTGTTATTACTATTAGCCTCCAGCCTAAAGCGCTATTCTGCCGCATCGCTCGTATAA
- a CDS encoding outer membrane lipoprotein-sorting protein: protein MKAIKTAILPLCLAALSMTGLAAHAETAEEKGLAIAKEQKSRNTGWQDSTSEMKMTLRTANGRENVRYIKVKSLEVQDDGDKSLMVFDQPKDVKGTSFLTFSHVDKPDDQWIYLPALKRIKRISSKKKSGSFMGSEFSYEDLSSFELEKYDFKYLKDESFNEKNCFVVEQTPRDKYSGYSRVVQWIDQDDYQIQKVEFFDKRNELLKTMVVESYEKFNDKYWRATKSLMQNVQTGKSTLLESNGIQIATGLSPEEFSKNALKSAE, encoded by the coding sequence ATGAAAGCAATAAAAACTGCGATACTTCCACTTTGTTTGGCGGCGCTTAGTATGACGGGCTTAGCAGCTCACGCTGAAACCGCTGAAGAAAAAGGCCTGGCTATTGCGAAAGAGCAAAAGTCGCGTAATACCGGTTGGCAGGATTCAACCAGTGAAATGAAAATGACACTTCGCACCGCTAACGGTCGCGAGAATGTTCGCTATATCAAGGTGAAATCGCTTGAAGTTCAAGATGACGGCGATAAAAGCCTGATGGTTTTTGACCAGCCAAAAGATGTTAAAGGTACCTCTTTCTTGACCTTTTCGCATGTTGATAAACCCGATGACCAATGGATTTATCTACCGGCATTAAAGCGCATCAAACGTATTTCTTCGAAAAAGAAATCGGGTTCCTTCATGGGCAGCGAATTTTCTTATGAAGACCTATCCTCTTTTGAACTGGAAAAATATGATTTCAAATACCTCAAAGATGAGAGTTTTAACGAAAAAAACTGCTTTGTGGTAGAGCAAACCCCGCGCGATAAATACTCAGGTTATAGCCGCGTTGTGCAGTGGATAGACCAAGACGATTATCAAATTCAGAAAGTAGAGTTTTTTGATAAACGCAATGAGCTTCTCAAAACCATGGTGGTTGAGTCATATGAGAAATTCAATGACAAATACTGGCGTGCAACTAAATCGTTGATGCAGAATGTCCAGACGGGCAAATCGACCCTACTTGAATCCAATGGCATTCAAATCGCAACTGGCTTAAGCCCAGAAGAATTCTCTAAGAATGCCTTAAAATCAGCAGAATAA